The nucleotide sequence TGAGCCGGGCCCGCTTCCCCGGGGAGAGGCTCAGCCGAGAGAACGGGAACCGCGGGGTGCGCTCTCGTGTTCCCGATCCCGTCACCAGGCGCGCTCCGTCGGAGGCACGGCCCTGCGAACTCGACATGCAAACCCCCTCGGTACCGAGCACGGGACACCGCGATTTAACGGTTGGTCTCCCGCCGTCCGCGCATCCCGGACCTCTCGGGAGGACGCGGGCGCACCCTCATAATCGGCCGCGCTGTACGTCGGTCACCGGTCCGTCGGAGAACCCACCGGCCCAGGATGCGACCGCAGGTCATCATCGTCGGAACGATCGTGCTGAACGCGATCCTGTTCGGGGCGAACCTGTACGTAGCGGTCCCCAGTGGGAGCAAAGCCGTCCTTTCCCAGGCGATTTACTCGGTCACGGACCTGGTCGGAGCGCTGCTCCTGTTGTGGGGAACCTACGCATCCCATCGGCGGCCCACGCACGAACACCCGTTCGGGTTCGGCAAGGAGCGATTCTTCTGGGCGTTCGTCGCCTCCCTCGTGACCTTCAGCGTCGCGGGGCTGCTCGTGCTGCTCACGGGCATCCAACAGATCGCCTCCCCCGGCCCGATCACCGAACTCAACTCGGCCCTGGTGGTCGTGGGGCTATCGATCATCGGCAGCTTGGGTGGGATCTACATCACGCTCCGGGAGCTCCGCGTGTCCCGGGAGACCGTCGCGACGCTGATGGAATCCTCCCATCTCGGGCTGAAGGCGATCTTCTACCAGGACCTCGTCAGCATCGGAGGCAGCATCGTCGCGTTCAGCGGGATCCTCGTGGTCGCCTGGTTCCACACGAACGTCGCGGACGGCATCGCCGCGGCGATCGTCGGCGGGATGCTCATCGCGACCGGATTCATCCTCACCGCGGAGAGCCGAGAGCTCCTCATCGGAAAGTCGATCCCGCCCCGGGTCGCGCGCGAGATCCTCGCCTTCATCGAGCGAGACGCTTCCGTGCAGAAGGTCCGCGGCCTCCAATCGATGATGCTGGGCCCGGACGACGTCCTGATCGCGCTCAGGATCAACTTCCCGGACGGCATGACCACCGACCAGATCGAGGCGGCGATCGACCGCGTTTCCCTCGGCCTGCGGCAGGCCTATCCTCAGCTCCGGCACATTGTCATCGAGCCGGAGTCGTGATCGGGAGCTCGCCCGATCGTACCCGCCGCCACTGAAGTACGGTCAACGCGACGAGCGTGGCCGAGATCCCGCCGAAGAACAGATCGAGACCCGGAGTGCCGAGCGCGTCGTACAGTGTGGTGGAGACGGCCAGGCCGAGCACCATCCCGAGGGAGATCGTCAGCGAATAGATCGCCATCGTCGTAGCCCGGGTAAGCGACGCGCTCAGATCGGTCAGCGCCGCCAGGGCCGCCGGACCGTAGGCCAAAGCCGCGATCACCCCGATCCCGGCCGCGGCGAGCAGGACCGGGAGCGGCCCGTACGCGGCGATCAGCCCGGCCGCGAACAGGACGACCACGAAACCCGTGGTTCCAATCCCGAGCAGTCGGATCCGGCCGAAACGGTCGGACCATCTCCCGTAGACCGGTTGGGTGAACACGAGCAGGATGCCCCCGACGCCGATCAACATGGCAAGATAGATCGGCGGGAACCCCTTCGCCTCCGAGCTCGACCCGAGGAACGCGAGGGCCGTTCCGATCAGCATGTAGATCGTGAGCCAAGGCGCGGTCACCCACCAGACCTCCGGCCGTCGGAGGGCCTGCGCAAGGAGGCGGGGGACCCTCGGCCGGCCGCCGACCCACCTCGCTCGACCGCGAGCGGCGAGGAGGAGGAACAACACCCCCGCCGTTAGCACCGCAGCGCTGAGGAGGAACGTCGTCCCGAGCGCGGAGTTCGGGAGGACGGTGAGGGCCACCAACCCGACCGCAAACCCGAGCACCCAGCCGGACAGGTTCATCGCATCGAAGCGGCCCATCTCGAAACCCCGCTCCTCCGGGCCGGAGGCGTCGGCGACGAGCGCGAGGCTGGAAGCGAGGATCGCCCCGCTCGCCACCCCGAAGGATAGGTTGATCGCTCCGAGCGCGATCGCGGAGCGGGTCGTCGAGACGAGGGCAGTGAGGACCGCCGCGATCACCATCCCGGCGAGAAGCACCGGCCACCGTCCCCAGCGGTCGGCGGCCGCGCCGGAGAGGAGCACGGTCGAGAACTCTCCGATCGGGCTCATCGCGATGACGAGGCCCACCGTGCCCAGCGAGGCGCCACCGAGCCCCTGCGACTGGCCGAGGAGGTAGCTCGCGAAGATCGCGGTGGTGATGCCGAAGGCGAACCGGATGAAGAACGTGGCTCCGAAGACGGCGAACAGCGGGCGTGCTTCGGGCCGACCGAGGGCGGAGGGAGCCGCGTCGATCACGAGCTTACGACGGCGCTGCGGGGCGCTCGATCAGCTCGATCCACACATCGTTCGGATCGAGGATGAACGCGATCCGGCCGGATCCGCCTTGAAGGCGATACGGTTCCTTCGCGACCCGCACGCCCGCGGTACGGACCCGGGCGAGAAAGGTGTCGAGATCGGGGACCTGGAAGGCGAGGTGGTCGAGCTGCTCGCCGGGTTCGACCGTGTTCTTCCCTTCCCAGTACGTGAGCTCGACCCGCGCATCGGACAGCGGATCCCGGACGAAGGCGATCTCGGCGTGGTTCTCCGGGATCGGCCGTCGTCGCTCGAACTCGAGACCGAGGATCCCGGTGTAGAAGGCGAGGCTTTCGTCCATGTCACGCACGGTGATCGAGGTGTGGAGGAAGCGCATGGGTTCAGGACTCCGGAGACCGCGCGTTGCCTATCAAAGGTTCGCGAACTACCCGTGGGCGAAGACGACACGGACCGGGCGCGAGCCCGTGGACCAGTCGGCCTCGAACCGGACGAATCCGACCCGTTCGAACTGCACGATATCCCTCGGAGCTGCGTCCAGGAGCGCTCGCTCGCCCGTGCCAGTTCGGTGGGTCCCATCGATCTCGAGGATATCGACCGGGATCGCTCCCTCGGCACCGATCCATTGGAGCCGCGGGATCCGCTTGTTCTCGCGGCTCGTGAAACGGGCGGAGAGATGGGATGCATCGGGGGCTAGGCGATCCGGGAGTTGGACGTTGAGCAGGTCCTTGAGGCGGACCTCGAGCCCGAGCCGCGTCTCTAGGTCGATCCGCGCGAGGTAGAAGGAGGGCCCCGCGGGCACCGTCCGCGCTCCGAGCTCGGCGCGGTCGGGGTGGTTCGGGAGTTCCACGGTCCGAAGTTCGGCGGGGTAGTCGTCCACATCGACCCGGATCGGCTGGGCCACGAACGCCCGGCGCGGGGTCATCGGGTCGATCCGCTTGCGGTTCTCCGCGTAGAGGGTCTCGGCCGGCACCTCGATGTCGGAGAGCGACATGCCGAAGGAGAGGGTGAAACGCCGGCAGGCGTCCATCGATATCCCTCGGCGATCGAGCGAACGCAGCGACCAGGTACGCGGGTCGGCCCAGCCGTCGTAGAGGCCGCTCTTGACCTCGCGGTAGGATTTGCTCTTCGAGATCTTCGCCTCTCGCACCCGCAATAGGCCCCAGTGCAGGAAGGGAGGTCCCTGGATCTCGAGGAGCTTCCAGACGAACTGCTGCATGCGGTCCTCCATCACCAGATCCTTCCCGCGGAGCACGTGGGTGACCCCGAGCTCGACGTCGTCCGCCGCCCAGGAGAACTCGAGCATCGGCCACACCCGATACTTGTGGCCCACGCGCGGATGCCCCTGCTCGTTGATGCGGAACAGCACGCGGTCGCGGAACGCGGGATCGGGGTCGGCGATGTCCGTCCGCAGCCGCAGCACCGCCTCGCCCTGCGCGAACCCGCCCGAGAGCATCCGTTCCCACATCTCGAGGGTCTGCTCTACGGTCTGCAGGCGCTCCGCACAGGCCCGGCCCGCCTCGCGGTTCTCCCTCAGCGTCTCGGCCGGACAGACGCAGACGTACGCCCCGCCGCGCTCGATGACGCGGTGGGCCCACGGGTAGAACTTGTCGATGCGGTCCGATTTGTAGTACACCGCATCCGGATGGATCCCCGCAAGCTCGAGGTCTCCGAGGATCAGATCGAACGCCTCCGGGTCGACCCGCTTCTCCTCCGAACCGACCGTGTCGTCGAACACGAGCAAGAGGCGGCCGTCGTACTTCCGTCGGTAGTACTCGTTGACGAACAGCATCCGCGCGTTGCCGATGTGCAGGCTGCCGCTCGGGAACGGGGCCATCCGCAGCACGACCTTTCCCGGCACCGCTCCGATGAGATCGGGGAACGTGCCCTCCTCGGACGTGACGGGGCGCGGGGTGCTCGCCTCCGCCCCCCCGAGGGCCGCGAGCGCGGCGTCTCGAGCCTCGGGGGAGAGCGCTGCGATCTCCCGGATGGTGGCCTCGACGGCCGCCTGGACGGCGGGGGCGTCGTGCCGCAGGGCGGGGTCCGTGCCGAGGAGACGCGCGACGATCGGGCCGGCTCGCGGAAGCCCCCCGTGGGTGATGGCATTCTCGAGCGCTAGACGGCGAGCGCGCACGAGGATCTCGGGCGAGAGCGGCACGCTTGGCACGAGCTCTACGCCGTTAAAGCGGTTCGTGGACCGAGGAAGTGCGGTCGTGATCGCTCACGATCGCCGGCGCCGCACGGTCGCCGAGCGCGTCCGCGACCGCCTGCGTCAGCGTGAGCTCGCCGCAGAGCACGCGATGCGCGGCGGTCCGGGGGATGGTGACCCGCCCATCGCTGCCGATGCGGCTGAGCCGCTGAACGTCCGCGATCGCCCCTGCGGTCGGCCGCAGCGTCAGACGCCCTCGGATGGGTCGACCCGGTGTCTGTGCGATCCTTCGCGCCGCCACCATATCTCGCGGCCGCCGCGAGCCGCGCGGAGTGGTGCCCTGCTCGTCCACCAGTTCTACGGCCCGGGCCGACGCGAGGAGGTCGTTGACGAGGCGGTTGCGCGAGGGCGGGTCCCCACTCCCGACACGGAACAGGATCGAGCGGGAGGTGAAGCGGCGACGCAAGTGGTTCGCGAACTGTGCCCCCTCGCCCGGCGTCTCCAGCACGCCTTCCCCGATGCAGGTCCCACCGGACATAATCGCGTAGCCGGGTCGCGGGCCGGGATCGATCCCCACGATGAGGCCCCCGCGAACATCATGGGTCCGCAGGGCGTAAAGGACCGCAGCCCAGAGCGACGGGCGGTCGCCGTCTTCGGCCACCGCGAGGATGTGGGAGTGCGAAATCTCGGCGGCTTCCGCGGGCGTCGTCAGGACGACCGCGGCGCGCTCAGGGATGCGTTGCCCCGGGAGCAGGCTGATGGAAGGGAGACAGCGCTCGCGTAACGTACCCGCCATCTCCGCGTAGAGCGCGGGATCCCGGGTTACGAGCGCCACACACCGAGCCAACGAGCTCCCTGACGGTGATATACGGCATATACTTTGCCGAGGCGATGCCCGTCTGCCTGCATTGCGGGACGCTCGCCGACGAAGGCGCGCTGTTCTGCACGAAGTGCGGCTGGACCATGCCGCAGGAGGAACGTTTGGTGGGGGGAATGACCGGCCCACGCCTAGCCCCCCAGGTTCCACCGTCGTCCCCGCCCCCGGCCCCCCGGTTCGTTCCGATGCCGATGCCTTCCTCGCCGGTTCCCACGCTCCCTCCGGTGTGGGCCGCCGGACCGACCGCGACCACCTCTCCCGGCAAGCTGTGCATCCATTGCCAGACCCGGATCTCGCCGGCTGCGGTCTACTGTCCCGTATGCCAGAGCCCGCAGTGACCGTCCGTCGCGCCGGCCGCAGGGGACGCCGGACCGGCGCGATGGTGCGCATCGCCCAGGAGCGCGTGCGAGACCTCTTCGGCCTCGCCGAGCGCGAGGCCCTCACGGGACACCCGGAACTGAGCGATCGGTACGTCCATCTGGCCCGCCAGGTCGGGGCCCGGTACAACGTTCGCCTCCTCCCCGAGCAACGAGAGCTGTACTGCCGCGGTTGTTCGGCCTACTGGATCGAAGGTCGCACGGTGCGTACCCGGCTCCGATCCGGTCGACGAGTCCGTACCTGCCTGCGCTGCGGCCGGGAACGGCGGATCCGGATACGCGCCCCGCGGACCCCGACGTCTCGGGCGGCGGATGGCGCCCCTCCGGGAACGATGCGCGAGCAGGGGGCCGAGGTCGCCCTCCTCGACACGGCGGAAGAAAGCGAATCCCTGGAAGAGGAGTCGGAACAAGAATAAGCCCCGAGCGCTGGTCTCCCAGCAGCTGCCGGGGTAGCCGAGCGGCCAAAGGCGGCAGACTCAAGATCTGCTCTCGTAGGAGTACCCAGGTTCAAATCCTGGCCCCGGCATCGCTCCGAGCCGTCTTGGACGGCGGCGCGGAGATCGCCTTCCTCGGGGGTTCATCCGGATCGGCGGCGGCGCCGGTCTCAACGAGGTCGAATCGACTCGGATCCCGGCGAGCGCCGGGAGGGTCGGACGCTAGGGGAGCGCCGCGGAAATGATCTTCGCGCCCACGGTAACGAGCGGGTTCCTCCGCCGGGTGGCCGGAACTCCCCTCGCTCCGTACGGCACGGCGCTCGCCCCGCGCATCACCACCGGCTCCTTCGCCTATGCCGCGTTGCTCCTCCCCTCGGTCGCCCTGCGCGTCGCGTTCTCTCCGATCGCGGATGTGAGCCTCTTCCAAGGAATCCACCCGATCGTCGGCTCCCTGGCCGGTGCGGTGCTGTGCGCGTGGCTCCTGCGGTCGGATCCGGACGCTGCCTAAGTGACTACGGGCATGGCGAACGTCGGCACGTAATCGTCGGGCGGTCGGCCGACAATCGGGATCTGCTCCCCGCAGGCGCGGCACCGATTCTCCGCGTCGAGGTTCCAGCTCTTGATCATGAACCCGTACCGCTCCACGGCGATAGCGTGGCAGCGGGGGCAATAGGTGTGTTCGAGAGGGTGTCCCCAGAGGTTGCCGAGGTACACGTAGCGCAGCCCTTCCTCCACCGCGACGGCGTGCAACGCCTCCAATGTCGCCACGGGAGTGCTGGGGATGTCCATCATCTTGTAGTCGGGGTGGAAGCGCAACAGATGGAACGGCGTGTCGGGTCCGACCCGGTCACGGACCTCGCGGGCGAGCCGCCGCAGCGCTTCGGGAGAGTCGCCCACGCGGGGCACGATGAGGTTGGTCACCTCGACGTGGATCCCGTGACGCGCGAGGCCCTCCATCGTCTCCAGGATCGGTTCGTCGCCCTTCGCGGCGACGTACTTGCGCATGAATCCGGCCTCCCCACTGGCCTTGAAGTCGACGCTCACCGCGTCCAGGTGGGGCCCGATCGCACGTACGGCCTCGGGAGACATGTACCCGTTCGTGACGAAGTTCGCGAACAGGCCGGCCTGCCGAGCCTCGCGTACGATGTCGAGTGCGTACTCGATGAAGATCGTGGGCTCGTTGTACGTGAACGTGATCCCTCGGCAGTCGAAGCGCTCGGCGAGCTTGACCGCCTCACGCGGGGAGAGTCCGCGACCGACGATGTCGCGCTCCTGAGAGATCTCGGCGTTCTGGCAGTACTGGCAGCGCCAGTTGCAGCCGGCGGTTCCGATCCCCAGGACCCGAGTGCCGGGCCGGTAGTGCGATAGCGGCTTCTTCTCGATGGGATCGACCTGGATCGCCGCGGCCCGCCCGTACGAGAGGAGGACGAGGCGACCCGCCTCGTTCTTGCGGACGAAACAGAACCCGTGCGATCCTTCGGGAATCACGCAGTAGCGCGCGCACGCCGTGCAGCGGACCTTGCGGTCCGGCAGCGGTTCGAAGAGCGTGGCGAGATGAGCCATCGACCGGGGACCCCGTGATGATATCGCCCCGCGCGCCGATAACGGTACCCCGCTCCGGCCCCGTGCGACCAAGCTTTCAAGTGCGCGGAGGCTCCCCTGTCTGCCATGCCCGCCGGTCGGTCCCGAGAGAGTCCCGCGGCGGCGGCGCAGCGGATCGAAACTCGCGTCCGGGAGCGGATCACCCCCTCTCCGGAGGAGCTCGCCCGCGTCGCTCGCGTGCGGGCCGATCTCGTCCGCGCCGTCCAGCTCGCGGCCGAGGCCCGGAAGAGCCCGCTCGCGCGGGCCCTGGTCGCGGGGAGCGCCGCGCGGGGGACGTTCTTGCGGGACCGGCTGGACATCGACTTCTTCCTCCTCTTCCCGCCCGAGCTCCCACGGGCCCAACTCGAGACCGAGGGTCTCGCGCTGGCCGAGGCGATCCTCACGAAGCCCGAACGCAAGTACGCCGAGCACCCGTACCTCCGGGGAACGTTCCAGGGATACACCGTCGACGTGGTCCCCGGCTACGCCATCTCGGATCCGTCGAAACCGCTCACGGCGGTCGACCGGACGCCGTTCCACGACGAGCACCTCCGGGCCCACCAGACGCCGGCCAACGTCTCGGAGGTCCGGCTCGCGAAGCTGTTCCTGCGCTCGCTCGGGATCTACGGCTCGGAGGCCCGGACCGAGGGGTTCTCCGGCTACTTGGTCGAGCTCGTCATCCTCCAGTTCGGGACGCTGCACGCGCTCCTCGAGGCCGCCCGAAGCTGGCGCCTCCCGGTCCGCCTGTGCCCGCCGGGGAAGGAACCTCCGCGGCTTCCCCCGGACGTCGCGCTCATCCTCCCGGATGCGGTCGATCCGAACCGGAACGTCGCGAGCGCGCTCTCGCCGCGCAACCTCGCGCTGTTCATTCTAGGGGCGGCCGCGTACCTGGAGCACCCCTTGGAAGAGTGGTTCGAACTGCCGAAGCCGCGCCACCTCTCCCGTGCCGATGCTCTCGAACGCGTCACCCGACGGGCGACGCACGTATCGGTGGTGGAAGTGCCCCGCCCGGCGCTCGTGGATGATACGCTGTATCCCCAGCTGCGCAAGGCGGAACGCGCGATCGCCGAGGAAGCGGCCCGCGCCGGGTTCGAGGTCGTCGGTTCCGCATGCGCGGCCGGTCCGGCCGCGCTCCTCGTGCTGGTCGAAGTGGCGCACGGGCGGCTCAGCGCGGTCCGAGTGCAGGATGGGCCCCCGGCGGGTCTCGACCGGGTCGGCTCCTTCCTCGAGAAGTGGACCGCTCCGGGCGCCCCCGTTTCTCAAGGGCCCTACGTCCGCGAGGACGGCCGTCTCGGCATTGAGGTCCGGCGCAGCGAGCGCGACCTCGAGGTCGTGCTCGCCGCGGCGATCCCTCGGCTCTCGCTCGGCAAGGACATCAGCCCAGCGGCGGCCGAACGCACCCAGGTCCGCCGACTCGCCGATCATCCCGAGAGTCCCGAGCTCGATGGGGCCCTGGTCGACCTTCTGGGAAAGCGCCTACCCTGGCTCGGCCCGCGCTAGAACACGCGGATGGTGTCCATCAGCAAGAACCAGGTCGCGAGCCATCCAAAGAAGACGACCGCGTAGAGCGTGGCCCACTCGCCCTTGGTGTAGATGCGCGCGCGCGGGTGGAGCATCGTGACCAGCGAGTACAGGACGATGAGGACGATCAGGGCGATGACCGGCGGGAGCTCCCACGGCAGCGACGCGGTATCGATCGCCCAGGAGATGCCCCCGAGCAGGACGGCGACCCCGCCGGCGATGAGCATCCCGCGGGTGATCTCGTACTCGTGGTTCAAGAACGCGCGATCGTCGAACACCGGGAACTCGAACGGAGGCTCCTCGTCCACCGCGCCGGGCTTCCCGCGGACCTTCTTCGCCATGGCTCACGCCCCCCGCCGTGCGAACGCGCGCCGGTATAGCTCTTCCGCATGGTAGGAACTTCGCACGAGCGGGCCCGCCTCGACTCCCGCGAAGCCGTTTTCGAGCCCCCGGGTCCGGTACCGATCGAACTCCTCGGGAGGAACGTACCGGGCCACCGCGACGTGCTCCGGTCCCGGTCGGAGGTACTGCCCCAGCGTCAGCAGATCGACCTCCGCGGCTCGCAGATCGCGCATCGTCCGCACGAGCGCGTCCTCGCTCTCTCCGAGCCCCAGCATGATCGAGCTCTTGGTCACCAGACCGGGGGACCCGATCGCCCGGGCGCGCCGGAGGACCTCGAGCGAACGCTCGTAGCTGGCGCGGGGATCGCGGACGGAGCGAGAGAGCTCCCGGACGGTCTCGATGTTGTGCGCGAGGACGTCCGGGGGATGTTCGAAGAGCTTCGCGAGCGATTCCTCTCGTCCGGCGAGGTCGCCGATGAGGAGCTCGACCCGGGCGGAGGGAGCTCGTTGTCGGATCTGGCGGACGGTATCGGACAGCACCTCGGCACCTCCGTCCTCGAGGTCGTCCCGGCAGACCTGGGTCAGCACGACATAGCGCAGCCCGGCGCGCTCGACGGCTTCGGCCACGCGCGCGGGTTCGGTCCGGTCGACCACGCCGCGGGGCCAGTGGGTCGTGACCGCACAGAAGCCGCAGCGTCGCGTGCAGTCCGTCCCGAGCAGCATCAGCGTGGCCGTTCCGGCCGACCAGCACTCCGAGAGGTTGGGGCACCTCGCTTCCCGGCAGACGGTTCCGAGCCGGAGCTCCTCCAGCGTGGAGCGCAACTTCCCATACAGCGCGCCCTGAGGCGGGCGAGTGCGGATCCACCTCGGCAGTCGAGGCTCGGGACCCGCTCCCGAAGATGCCGGTGACGCGGGGGAGGACACGACCCGTCGAACCGAGATATCGGGTTTAGGCTTTGCGAGCCCGGCCGTGGCCGAGCCGCTCTTCGATCAGCGTCCCGAGATAGCTCGCGGGGAGCTCGTCCATCGCGACGCTTGAGGACGCTCCGGACGGGCCCGTATCGAGCGCGACGAGGCCGTCGCGCTCGAGCTCCTTGAGCGTGCGCCAGAACGTCGTTCGGCTGATCGGCTTTTCGGCGAATTCCTCCAACAGCGCGGAGTGAGCGGTCCGCAGCTTCTGGCTGGGCACCGAGGACCCCTTGCCCTTCAGGGTACGCGTGAGGGCGAGCAGCACCGTGAGCGCATTGACCGAGAGGCCCTCGAGTTGCGTCTCCGTGACCGTCGAATAGATCGATCCTTTCGCGGCGCGGATGTCCTCCGCGGAGATCGCCCGGTGTCCGGCCTCTTCGGCCACATGGGCGGCGCTCCCGAGGACCTCGATCGCGAAGCGAGCGTCCCCGTTGGGCGCCGCGATCCG is from Thermoplasmata archaeon and encodes:
- the lipA gene encoding lipoyl synthase — encoded protein: MSSPASPASSGAGPEPRLPRWIRTRPPQGALYGKLRSTLEELRLGTVCREARCPNLSECWSAGTATLMLLGTDCTRRCGFCAVTTHWPRGVVDRTEPARVAEAVERAGLRYVVLTQVCRDDLEDGGAEVLSDTVRQIRQRAPSARVELLIGDLAGREESLAKLFEHPPDVLAHNIETVRELSRSVRDPRASYERSLEVLRRARAIGSPGLVTKSSIMLGLGESEDALVRTMRDLRAAEVDLLTLGQYLRPGPEHVAVARYVPPEEFDRYRTRGLENGFAGVEAGPLVRSSYHAEELYRRAFARRGA
- a CDS encoding cation diffusion facilitator family transporter, whose translation is MRPQVIIVGTIVLNAILFGANLYVAVPSGSKAVLSQAIYSVTDLVGALLLLWGTYASHRRPTHEHPFGFGKERFFWAFVASLVTFSVAGLLVLLTGIQQIASPGPITELNSALVVVGLSIIGSLGGIYITLRELRVSRETVATLMESSHLGLKAIFYQDLVSIGGSIVAFSGILVVAWFHTNVADGIAAAIVGGMLIATGFILTAESRELLIGKSIPPRVAREILAFIERDASVQKVRGLQSMMLGPDDVLIALRINFPDGMTTDQIEAAIDRVSLGLRQAYPQLRHIVIEPES
- a CDS encoding glutamate--tRNA ligase, coding for MPSVPLSPEILVRARRLALENAITHGGLPRAGPIVARLLGTDPALRHDAPAVQAAVEATIREIAALSPEARDAALAALGGAEASTPRPVTSEEGTFPDLIGAVPGKVVLRMAPFPSGSLHIGNARMLFVNEYYRRKYDGRLLLVFDDTVGSEEKRVDPEAFDLILGDLELAGIHPDAVYYKSDRIDKFYPWAHRVIERGGAYVCVCPAETLRENREAGRACAERLQTVEQTLEMWERMLSGGFAQGEAVLRLRTDIADPDPAFRDRVLFRINEQGHPRVGHKYRVWPMLEFSWAADDVELGVTHVLRGKDLVMEDRMQQFVWKLLEIQGPPFLHWGLLRVREAKISKSKSYREVKSGLYDGWADPRTWSLRSLDRRGISMDACRRFTLSFGMSLSDIEVPAETLYAENRKRIDPMTPRRAFVAQPIRVDVDDYPAELRTVELPNHPDRAELGARTVPAGPSFYLARIDLETRLGLEVRLKDLLNVQLPDRLAPDASHLSARFTSRENKRIPRLQWIGAEGAIPVDILEIDGTHRTGTGERALLDAAPRDIVQFERVGFVRFEADWSTGSRPVRVVFAHG
- the cca gene encoding CCA tRNA nucleotidyltransferase — translated: MPAGRSRESPAAAAQRIETRVRERITPSPEELARVARVRADLVRAVQLAAEARKSPLARALVAGSAARGTFLRDRLDIDFFLLFPPELPRAQLETEGLALAEAILTKPERKYAEHPYLRGTFQGYTVDVVPGYAISDPSKPLTAVDRTPFHDEHLRAHQTPANVSEVRLAKLFLRSLGIYGSEARTEGFSGYLVELVILQFGTLHALLEAARSWRLPVRLCPPGKEPPRLPPDVALILPDAVDPNRNVASALSPRNLALFILGAAAYLEHPLEEWFELPKPRHLSRADALERVTRRATHVSVVEVPRPALVDDTLYPQLRKAERAIAEEAARAGFEVVGSACAAGPAALLVLVEVAHGRLSAVRVQDGPPAGLDRVGSFLEKWTAPGAPVSQGPYVREDGRLGIEVRRSERDLEVVLAAAIPRLSLGKDISPAAAERTQVRRLADHPESPELDGALVDLLGKRLPWLGPR
- a CDS encoding VOC family protein codes for the protein MRFLHTSITVRDMDESLAFYTGILGLEFERRRPIPENHAEIAFVRDPLSDARVELTYWEGKNTVEPGEQLDHLAFQVPDLDTFLARVRTAGVRVAKEPYRLQGGSGRIAFILDPNDVWIELIERPAAPS
- the amrS gene encoding AmmeMemoRadiSam system radical SAM enzyme — encoded protein: MAHLATLFEPLPDRKVRCTACARYCVIPEGSHGFCFVRKNEAGRLVLLSYGRAAAIQVDPIEKKPLSHYRPGTRVLGIGTAGCNWRCQYCQNAEISQERDIVGRGLSPREAVKLAERFDCRGITFTYNEPTIFIEYALDIVREARQAGLFANFVTNGYMSPEAVRAIGPHLDAVSVDFKASGEAGFMRKYVAAKGDEPILETMEGLARHGIHVEVTNLIVPRVGDSPEALRRLAREVRDRVGPDTPFHLLRFHPDYKMMDIPSTPVATLEALHAVAVEEGLRYVYLGNLWGHPLEHTYCPRCHAIAVERYGFMIKSWNLDAENRCRACGEQIPIVGRPPDDYVPTFAMPVVT
- a CDS encoding zinc ribbon domain-containing protein, with the translated sequence MPVCLHCGTLADEGALFCTKCGWTMPQEERLVGGMTGPRLAPQVPPSSPPPAPRFVPMPMPSSPVPTLPPVWAAGPTATTSPGKLCIHCQTRISPAAVYCPVCQSPQ
- a CDS encoding MFS transporter, with product MIDAAPSALGRPEARPLFAVFGATFFIRFAFGITTAIFASYLLGQSQGLGGASLGTVGLVIAMSPIGEFSTVLLSGAAADRWGRWPVLLAGMVIAAVLTALVSTTRSAIALGAINLSFGVASGAILASSLALVADASGPEERGFEMGRFDAMNLSGWVLGFAVGLVALTVLPNSALGTTFLLSAAVLTAGVLFLLLAARGRARWVGGRPRVPRLLAQALRRPEVWWVTAPWLTIYMLIGTALAFLGSSSEAKGFPPIYLAMLIGVGGILLVFTQPVYGRWSDRFGRIRLLGIGTTGFVVVLFAAGLIAAYGPLPVLLAAAGIGVIAALAYGPAALAALTDLSASLTRATTMAIYSLTISLGMVLGLAVSTTLYDALGTPGLDLFFGGISATLVALTVLQWRRVRSGELPITTPAR